Proteins from one Mercurialis annua linkage group LG7, ddMerAnnu1.2, whole genome shotgun sequence genomic window:
- the LOC130014885 gene encoding uncharacterized protein LOC130014885, whose product MTEAKDISPSAYAYLHGIKKGKWTRSQFNEFFKCDILLNNLSESFNHVILDARTKGIITINEMIRTKLMVRIQQKKDNMLKLDSLYCRKPLKKFEKGRQMSWFYKTIWSGGQTYQVFGFDGQFVVDKGQLTCTCRRWQLTGIPCHHAIAAFNENKDIPQNYLHDCYKVSTYLRTYNHLLSPINGMELWPKSDHPPIIPPKAVNFRTGKKQLLQRKEDDELQRPSGIVNGKESKKGGISKCSYCGLRGHNKKLHEKEGSAGAGSSRRPLGHVASGIPPPVAARAEQEPDAPTEDMPPEPQEMDVQDESFYEPPAPTQDEPDVATQDTPPPAATQDMPPPAPTQDEPEVT is encoded by the exons ATGACAGAAGCAAAAGATATCTCCCCTAGTGCTTATGCTTATCTACATGGCATAAAAAAAGGCAAGTGGACAAGGTCTCAGTTTAATGAATTTTTCAAGTGTGACATCTTATTGAATAATTTGAGTGAGAGTTTTAATCATGTTATTCTAGATGCTAGGACAAAAGGTATCATTACTATAAATGAGATGATTAGGACAAAGTTAATGGTAAgaattcaacaaaaaaaagaTAACATGCTTAAGTTGGACAGTTTGTATTGTCGAAAGCCTTTGAAAAAGTTTGAGAAGGGAAGGCAGATGAGTTGGTTCTACAAGACAATTTGGTCAGGAGGGCAAACTTATCAGGTTTTTGGATTTGATGGTCAGTTTGTGGTGGATAAGGGGCAGCTTACATGTACCTGTAGGAGGTGGCAATTGACAGGCATACCATGTCACCATGCAATTGCAGCTTTCAATGAGAATAAAGACATCCCACAGAACTATCTACATGACTGCTATAAGGTTTCCACATACCTTAGAACCTACAACCATCTGCTATCACCAATCAATGGGATGGAACTTTGGCCCAAAAGTGATCACCCACCAATAATTCCTCCAAAGGCAGTGAATTTCAGGACAGGTAAAAAGCAACTCCTACAAAGAAAGGAAGATGATGAGCTGCAAAGGCCTTCTGGCATAGTTAATGGTAAAGAATCAAAAAAGGGAGGCATTTCAAAGTGTTCATATTGTGGTCTACGAGGGCACAACAAGAAATTGCATGAAAAGGAAGGTTCAGCTGGTGCt GGCTCAAGTAGAAGACCACTTGGACATGTAGCTTCTGGCATCCCTCCACCTGTTGCTGCTAGAGCTGAGCAGGAACCTGATGCTCCCACAGAAGACATGCCTCCTGAGCCTCAAGAGATGGATGTGCAAGATGAAAGTTTCTATGAGCCTCCTGCTCCTACTCAAGATGAGCCAGATGTAGCCACTCAAGACACTCCTCCACCTGCAGCCACTCAAGACATGCCTCCTCCTGCTCCTACTCAAGATGAGCCTGAGGTAACCTAG
- the LOC126657494 gene encoding uncharacterized protein LOC126657494 — protein sequence MPQGDYIELHRKRHGYRLDHFERKRKKEAREVHKKSERAQKTLGIKGKMLAKKNYAEKALMKKTLAMHEESASRRKVDDDVQEGAVPAYLIDRENTTRMKILSNTVKQKRKEKAGKWEVPLPKVRPVAEDEMFKVIRSGKRKTKQWKRMVTKVTFVGPGFTRKPPKYERFIRPSGLRFTKAHVTHPELKCTFNLEIIGVKKNPNGPMYTSLGVITKGSIIEVNVSELGLVTPAGKVVWGKYAQVTNNPENDGCINGVLLV from the exons ATG CCTCAAGGAGATTACATAGAGCTGCACAGGAAGAGACATGGCTACCGTCTCGATCATTTTGAGCGTAAACGCAAGAAGGAGGCTCGTGAAGTTCATAAGAAATCTGAGCGTGCTCAAAAA ACATTGGGTATCAAGGGTAAAATGCTCGCCAAGAAAAATTATGCTGAGAAGGCTCTCATGAAGAAAAC CTTGGCCATGCATGAGGAATCAGCATCTAGGCGCAAGGTGGATGATGATGTTCAGGAAGGAGCTGTTCCTGCATATCTGATTGACCGTGAAAATACAACACGAATGAAG ATTCTTAGCAACACAGTGAAgcaaaagagaaaagaaaaggcTGGGAAATGGGAGGTGCCTCTACCCAAG GTTAGACCTGTTGCAGAAGATGAAATGTTTAAAGTTATTAGATCCGGCAAGCGAAAAA CCAAGCAGTGGAAGAGGATGGTAACAAAGGTCACATTTGTGGGACCGGGTTTTACAAGGAAACCTCCCAAGTATGAGCGTTTTATCCGTCCTTCAGGATTGCGTTTTACAAAGGCCCATGTGACGCACCCAGAACTCAAATGCACATTCAATCTTGAGATCATCGGAGTGAAGAAAAACCCTAATGGCCCAATGTATACATCTCTTGGAGTTATAACCAAAGGAAGTATCATCGAG GTGAATGTCAGCGAATTAGGTCTAGTTACACCGGCCGGCAAAGTTGTATGGG GGAAATACGCTCAAGTAACAAATAATCCCGAGAATGATGGCTGTATAAATGGAGTTCTTTTGGTGTAG
- the LOC126656094 gene encoding uncharacterized protein LOC126656094 produces MWVICFWSSCSKDCILIIMGFRAVRSWSLSSLIKAFIELSIAYTLLCGSLFSFIPSKLLSALGLYFPCPCTGFFGYQNYDLCFHRLLIDWPITKIATIQELAKTRFPFDLIWFDHQSCNLHVERIGIRNCSNGVFVVEGDACSGSISGPICESSVDKEFESDLKGKRSLNQKQKPGVRRRRRAALGYGKNFPATSFTSTGTNLVGVGIPYHVYDGSVMRTEFSDCLDPGSAVEDGFVGDQNARNSSIFSQSTATNFEYDGSYWKGKDIDKDSATVEIEANVIRQLVQSLEEEKVARAALYQELEKERAAAATAADEAMAMILRLQEDKASIEMEARQYHRVIEEKFAYDDEEMKIFKEILIRREREIHFLEKEVEAYERMSFLGNEQAEGDSSYQINDEEQGSSPSVNSIDEKGMGSTAKRLLYNEQSQALGEEMISVDLISDLCVSQDLVQSTDSVAGKQETERDIRMISPKKSDTIEEELGKDEDHRNQLGCKIHSSILDSESTVYDVHVVDATTSVQSDKLLSDCSNMTMADIEPIVRESSFDMHNISLVSGNSSCKTVNFDSQRRSPSPIDGERLKIDNEVERLRERLRIVQEEKEKLTFSAEHREIVNTQLKLVEDVLNQLREIQQLREPTRHASLPTSSSKASLKKRHHRSPSYEGIESS; encoded by the exons ATGTGGGTCATCTGTTTTTGGAGTTCTTGTAGTAAAGAttgtattttgattattatggGTTTCAGAGCTGTTCGTTCTTGGAGTTTGAGTAGTCTTATAAAGGCTTTTATTGAGCTTTCTATTGCTTATACACTCTTATGTGGAtctcttttttcatttataccatctAAATTATTGAGTGCACTTGGACTTTATTTTCCATGTCCTTGTACTGGCTTTTTTGGCTACCAAAACTATGATCTGTGCTTTCACAGACTGTTGATAGATTGGCCAATTACAAAGATTGCTACCATTCAGGAGTTGGCTAAGACTAGATTCccttttgatttgatttggtttgatcaCCAGTCTTGTAATTTGCATGTGGAAAGGATTGGAATTAGAAACTGTTCAAATGGGGTTTTTGTGGTGGAGGGAGATGCTTGTTCTGGTTCAATTTCGGGTCCAATATGTGAAAGTTCTGTTGATAAGGAATTTGAAAGTGATTTGAAGGGGAAGAGAAGCTTGAATCAGAAGCAAAAACCCGGGGTTCGTCGGCGGAGAAGAGCTGCTCTTGGATATGGTAAAAACTTCCCTGCTACATCTTTTACTAGTACAGGCACGAATCTAGTAGGTGTAGGAATTCCCTACCATGTTTATGATGGCAGTGTTATGAGAACTGAGTTTAGTGATTGCTTGGATCCTGGAAGTGCAGTGGAAGATGGTTTTGTAG GTGATCAAAATGCTCGAAACAGCAGTATTTTTAGTCAAAGCACCGCGACTAATTTTGAATATGATGGATCCTATTGGAAGGGTAAAGACATTGACAAGGATTCAGCGACTGTTGAAATTGAAGCAAATGTGATTCGCCAGTTGGTACAATCACTTGAAGAAGAGAAAGTTGCCCGTGCAGCTCTTTATCAGGAGTTAGAGAAAGAGAGGGCTGCTGCTGCAACTGCAGCCGATGAAGCCATGGCCATGATATTACGGTTGCAAGAAGATAAGGCATCTATTGAAATGGAAGCGCGACAGTATCACAGGGTGATAGAAGAAAAATTTGCTTATGATGACGAAGAGATGAAGATTTTTAAAGAGATTCTTATTAGGAGGGAGAGGGAGATTCATTTTCTAGAAAAGGAAGTTGAAGCTTATGAGAGGATGAGCTTTTTGGGAAATGAGCAGGCGGAAGGTGATTCATCCTATCAGATAAACGACGAAGAGCAGGGCTCTTCACCTTCAGTTAATTCAATTGATGAGAAGGGAATGGGAAGTACTGCAAAACGGCTATTGTATAATGAGCAAAGCCAAGCATTGGGGGAAGAAATGATAAGTGTGGACTTAATCTCTGACTTATGCGTGTCGCAAGATCTGGTGCAAAGCACTGATAGTGTAGCAGGAAAACAAGAAACCGAAAGGGATATCCGCATGATATCACCTAAAAAAAGTGATACTATTGAAGAAGAACTAGGAAAAGATGAGGACCATCGGAATCAATTGGGCTGCAAGATACATAGTTCTATACTCGATTCAGAATCAACTGTTTATGATGTTCATGTTGTTGATGCTACAACAAGTGTTCAGAGTGATAAACTTTTGAGTGACTGTTCGAATATGACCATGGCAGATATTGAGCCCATTGTCCGTGAGAGCAGTTTTGATATGCATAACATATCCCTAGTGTCTGGTAATTCTTCATGCAAAACCGTTAACTTTGATTCACAGAGGCGGTCTCCATCTCCAATTGATGGTGAAAGGTTAAAAATTGACAATGAAGTTGAAAGGCTAAGAGAGAGGCTGCGTATAGTGCAAGAGGAAAAGGAGAAGCTAACTTTCTCAGCAGAGCACAGGGAAATAGTAAATACACAGCTTAAACTGGTGGAGGACGTATTGAACCAGCTTCGAGAGATTCAGCAGCTGAGAGAGCCCACGCGGCATGCTTCTTTACCGACATCATCTTCTAAG GCAAGCTTGAAGAAAAGACATCATCGAAGTCCGTCATACGAAGGCATTGAAAGTAGTTAA